The genomic segment TGGCGGCTCAGTGGAGGACGACCGCCTCGGCTCCGGCGCGGCTGGCTGCCGACTTGGCCCTGGGTGCCGCCTTCACCGCCTTGGCGGCAGGCTTCTCGGCGGCCTTCGCGGAGGTCTTGGCAGGCGTCTTAGCCGGTGCCTTGGCCCTGGCAGCCTTGGCGACGCTCGCCAGAGCCTCGGCGGGGGCCTGCACCGACGCCTTGGCGCGGGCGGTGCGGGGCTTGGCGACCTTGGCCGGCGCAGCGGACGCCTCGGCTTCGATCAGCGCCGCAGCCGGGGCCTGAAGCAGTTCGGATTCGGCCTGAAGCCAGTGGGCCTCGGCCCGGCCGAAAACCCGGCCTTCACCTTCCCAGATGTAGTAGGCGCGCTCGCGCACGCTTTTCTCGCACAGCACCATAACGCTCTCCCGAAATCGTCCGACGTGAGTTCGAACGATGGAAGCGCATGGTTAAGGGGCGGTTAACCGCGTTCCGCAGCGCGGGAAAGACGGCGGTGGTTCGCGCGCACCTTGCGGCGGTAGCCAGCCACGACCGCGCCGTGCGAGGCGCCCGTCGCAAGCTGCATCGCTGCCTCGCTGGCCGCGAGCAGCTTCTCGCTCACCATGCGCTGCGCCTCCACCTGCGCACCGCTGCCCCCGGCCGCGAGCTTGGCCATCCGCAGGGCGATCACCGACTGCGCCTCGAAGGCGAGCAGGGTCGTGTCGAGGCCGAGCTTCCACCACGTCGCGTACATCGAACCTGCCCTCTCGTCGTCACACGGCATCGATCTGATAAGGTCACGACGGCCCGCAACGGCGCAGGGCCGGGCTCGGGAACGGCGCAGAGACACAGGTTCGAACGCCGTTCCCGGCCGCCTCCGGTGGTTGGGCGGCCCGGAACGGCATCGCGGCTCAATCGAAGCTGCGGCCCTTGGCGGCCGAACCGCCCAGGCTGATCTTGACCTTCTTCGGCGGGGCGGCCTGCCCCCCCTTGCCGCGCCCGGCCGGCACCTCGACCTCCGGCGCCGCCTGAGCGGCCTTCAACCGGGACTGGCCGTAGATCACCGAGCCGATTTCGCCCACCGCCTGGACCAGGTCGTCGCGCTCGCAGGCGCGGGCCACCTTCAGGCCGAGCTGGTGCATGTGGCTCTTGCCGTAGAGGTAGGCGGCGAGCTTGGCGCGGGTCAGCGCCGGAATCTCCTCAAGGATGTAGGGCAGATCGTAGTCGTCGGCGCGGTAGACCTCGCCGAGTCGTTCGAGGGAGACCGGGCATTCCGGATCGACGGTCGCGCCGGTGGTCGGATGGGCCTGGGTCATGGATCACCTGCTGTCGGTGCAAAGGGCGATGGAGAGGGTGACGAAAGCGGCGAAGGCATGTCGGCGGTCGCAGCCTCCGCCACGGGGGACGGCCTGACTGCAATCGAGTCGGAACGCGTGGGAAGGCATCCGGTGCAAACTGAGGCGATCGCGATCCGGGCGCGCCGGTCGCTGCGCTCCCAGACGGATTCGCGCGCCGTCGCTGCGGCGGCCGGCCCGGAGGCCGCAGTTCCAGAGGTCGAAGTCCCGGCGAGCCGGGCGTCCGGGTTCGCGCGAATCCGCAGATAGAGCGGCTCCTCCGCCCGGACAGCGGAGATCGGACCGCACGGGAACCCACACAGGGCCATCCCGTACACGGCCGCGCCGAGGAGTGCGAGCCGGCCCGGACGTGCCGATGCCGTGCGCCGCGCGGCGCCTCGTGCCGTGCAGCCCGATGTCATGCCGGTTGTCATGCGGATGCGCGGGTCTCGCCATGGCGGTTGCGGGCGCCGGTTCCCGCGTCGCGGGCTTCCGGGCCGAACAGGATCGGCCGGGATGGTCAACAAGACCTTAACCGCGGCATCCATGCGAGGCGAGCCACCCCACGCGAAAAAGCCCGGCGCGAGGCCGGGCTCTTCTGGGGGAGGTCCGGCGGTCCGGTGAGGGACCGCCGGAGATCCAGATACTAGTACGAGCCGAACTTGTAGTTCAGGCCGGCGCGGACGACGGCGAACTCGGTGTCGCGGACCTGCTGGCCACCGCTGACGAGCACGGTGCCCGGGCTGCCGATGGAGACCGTGCGGCCCTGGTTGTCCGTCGCGAAGGCGCCACGGCCGCCGGTGCCGCGATCGAGGTTCACGTACAGACCTTCGACCTTCAGCGTCACGGCCGAAGACTTGAAGAAGTTCAGGAACGAGTCGGTCGGGAGAGCGTACTCGATACCACCACCGGCGGCCCAGCCGGTCTGGAAGTCGTTGCTCGACACACCGGTGCCGAACTCACGACCGCCGCCGGAGCCGTAGGCGAAGCCGCCGGTGCCGTACACGAGGGTGCGGTCGAAGGCGTAGCCGAGGCGACCGCGGACGGTGCCGAAGAAGTCGAGGCCGGACAGACCACCCGGGTTGAACACCTGCTGGGCGGCCAGCGGGCTGGTCGAGAGGAAGCGGTTCCGGTCACGGCCGAAATCGGCGTACTGGGCGTCGGCCTCGACACCGATCACGACACCGGAGCCCGGGGTGAACTGGTAGTTGTAGCCGATCTGACCGCCGCCGACGAAGCCTTCGTTGGACTCACGGTTGCTGAAGGCGACCACGGCGGTGGTGCCCGGGGGCACGAGCAGGGAGGCCGGGCCGACGCCGATCACGGTCGGGACGCGGTCGTCCTGGGTGCCGAAGCCGTAACCGGCGTTGAAACCGGCGTAGAAGCCCGTCCAGGTGAACACCGGCACCGGCTGGAACACCGGCGGCGGAGCCGCGCGGCGCGGGAGGTCGGCGGCCGAGGCGGCGACGGTGGCGGCAACGAGCGCGCTCGAAGCAAGAAGCAGGATTTTCATCGTGTCGTGTCCTGATTTGGCGGGAGCCGGTGTTGGTGTGAAGTGGCCCGGGGAGCTCCCCGGTATCCGTCGCCCTCCAGCGATGAAGCGATCAATGCACCTGAATCCGTCAACGAAAGGTGAAGCTTACCCAGCCGCAAGCGCTCGATCAGGCCCGATGTGTCTTTGCGCACATCGTTGCCTCGTCTTGTCGAAAACCGGCAACAGTCAAACCATTCAGCACAGCCTGAAGACAATACGGTTAACGGTCAGTGTCTCCCGCCGCGCAAGGCCGCATTAACCACACTTGGGCGATCATTCCCCCGCGCCGGCGCCCGATCCCGGATCCGGCCGGCCCGATGGATTGCGCTGCCCATGTCCTTCGATTCCGGCTCGCCCAGACCGCGCGGCCCCCTCGCATGGTCGATCAAGACCGCGCTGATCGTCGGCCTCGGCGCCACCGCCCTCGCCCACCACATCGCCCAACCGGTCGGCAAGCCGGTTCACCGGGGAGGCGACCCGGAGGTGACGGGCTCGATCGGCGTCAAGGCGCAGTCGCTGCGGCTCGACCCCTGCGCGCTCCGCGGCGCCCTCGGCACGAGCGCGCGCGACTGACCTTCGCGGCGGGACTCGAGAGGACCGCCCAGGAAAGCCTGGCAAGGCGAGGCCGGAGACGTCGGCCTTACGCGAGCACGGGTTTGAGACGGTCTCGGGATGCCGTCGACGCAACCGTCCCCCGCCCGCGCGGGAGGAGGCTGCGCTGTCTCGGTCGATTGACAAGCAGGCACAGGGGTCTAAGTGTCGCGCGCGTTCGGACGCGTGATGGCGTACCGCGCACGGCTCTCGCGATCCGCCGCCGGCGCGAGCTTTCGAGCCCCTGATCGGCCCACTTCACGCGCACAATGGTTTTCCCTACCCGATGTCTTTCGCCGATCTTGGACTGAGCGACAAGGTACTCCAAGCCGTCACCACGGCCGGCTACACCGAGCCGACGCCGATCCAGGCCCAGGCGATCCCGCATGTGCTCGCCCGGCGCGACGTGCTCGGCATCGCCCAGACCGGCACCGGTAAGACCGCCGCCTTCACCCTGCCGATGCTGACCATGCTGGAGACCGGCCGCGCCCGGGCTCGCATGCCGCGCACGCTCATCCTGGAGCCGACCCGCGAACTCGCGGCGCAGGTCGAGGAGAATTTCGAGCGCTACGGCACCAACCACAAGCTCAACGTGGCGCTCATCATCGGCGGCGTCTCCTTCGCCGACCAGGATGCCAAGCTCACCCGCGGTACCGACGTGCTGATCGCGACGCCGGGGCGCCTGCTCGACCATTTCGAGCGCGGCAAGCTGCTGCTGACCGGCGTCGAGCTTCTCGTCATCGACGAGGCCGACCGGATGCTCGACATGGGGTTCATTCCCGACATCGAGCGCATCGTGAAGATGGTGCCCTTCACGCGCCAGACGCTGTTCTTCTCCGCGACCATGCCGCCGGAGATCGAGCGGCTGGCCGACATGTTCCTGCACAACCCGCAGCGGGTCGAGGTGGCGCGTCCCGCCTCCACCGCCACGACCATCGAGCAGCGCCTCGTGGCGACGGGCGCGGAGGGCCATGAGAAGCGCAAGGTGCTGCGCCACCTCATCCGCTCGGCGAGCGAGCTGCAGAACGGCATCATCTTCTGCAACCGCAAGCGCGACGTCGCCCAGCTTCAGCGCTCGCTGACCAGCCACGGCTTCAACGCGGCAGCACTCCACGGCGACATGGACCAGCGCGCCCGCATGGCCGCCCTCGATGGCTTCCGCAGCGGCGAGGTTCCGCTGCTGGTGGCCTCGGACGTCGCCGCGCGCGGCCTCGATATCCCCGCCGTCAGCCACGTCTTCAACTTCGACGTGCCGCACCACCCGGAGGATTACGTCCACCGGATCGGACGCACCGGCCGCGCCGGCCGCTCGGGCCAGGCCTTCACCCTCGCGAGCCGAAGCGACGAGCGCTCGCTCTCGGCGATCGAGAGCCTGATCGGTCAGCCGATCGCCTGGCTCGACGGCGATCTTGCCAGCGTCTCCGACGAGGTGGAGGGCGACGAGCCGCGCCGCCGCCGCGGCAGCCGCCGGGCCAAGGAAACCAAGGGGGGCGAGGAAACCAAGAGCGGCGGGCGCAGCACCGAGCGGAGTGCCGCCCCGTCGAGCGAAAGCCCCCGCAGCGAGAACCGCTCCCGCGGAGGTCGCCGTCCGGCCGCCGAGCGCAGCCGCGCCGACGCGCCCCGGCGAGACCCGGTGCGTGTGCCGGAACCGGTTGCGGTTGCCCCTTCCCCTGCCCCTTCCCGCGAGTTGGCCCGCGAGCCCGTCCGGAGCGCCCCCGAACGCGCGCGCGGCGAGCGTCGTCCCCCGCGTCGCGACGAGGACGGCGAGACGCCGGTCGGCCTCGGTTCGCACGTCCCGGCCTTCCTGCTGAAGCCGACCGGGTTCGGGAAGAGCAAGTAGCTCCTCGACCCAATCCCGCGGATCCCATCGCGTCGGCGCGATGGGGGCCCTCCTCGAGCGCCGCGCGGGTGGGGCGATCCGGTCCCTGCTTCGATCAAAACGCCCGCGCGGCGAAGGGTCGGCGCTCGGGCGCTTTGTGAGACGCTCTTAACGTCCTGGCGAGATTCTGAGACGACACTTCGGCGGAGCGGACGATGTGGGCGGCGTGCCCCGTCCGCAGGAGCCTACGTCACCGGATGAGCCCCGATCCCGATCGTGATCGCAGTTTCGTGCTCGCGCAGCGCAGCTTCGAGCTGATGCGCGACTACTGTGCCTGCGCGACGCCGCGGGCCTACGCCGTGTGGTATCTCTACGTCTCCGGCACGCAGCCGCTGATGAACGATGCGGTCAAGCGGCTCACGACGCAGAACGGCACGCTGACCAGCGCCGACATCGAAGGGCTCCACGACACCTACATTGACGGCCGCCGCATGGCCGTGGAGGTGGACCGGATGAATTCGAGCCTCATCGCCGAGGTCGAGGGCATCATGGAAATGATCGAGGTCTCGATCCGCTCCACCGCCCAGTACGGCGAGTCGCTTCAGGCCCTGTCCCACGACATCGCCAACACGGCCACGAGCCGGACGCGTCTGCGCGAGGTCGTTACGACGATCATCGCCAACACCCGCGACGTGACCGCCAACAACCGCACCCTCGAAGCGCGGATGCGCGAGAGCCGCAGCGAGATCGAGGCCTTACGCGAGACGCTGGAGGCGGCCCGTCTGGAGAGCCTGACCGACGCCCTGACGGGGCTGGGCAACCGCAAGAATTTCGAGGAGTCGCTCCGCAAGAGCGTCGATCGGCAGTCTGCCTCGGCGCAGCAGGGCAAGCCGGCGAGCCTGATCGTGATCGACATCGATTCGTTCAAGCGCTTCAACGACCTCTACGGCCACCTGACCGGGGATCAGGTGCTGCGCCTCGTCGCCATCGTGATGCGCGAGCATATCGGTCAGAAAAACGCGACGCTCGCCCGGTTCGGCGGCGAGGAATTCGGCATCGTCCTGCCGGAAACCGACCGGGTCGAGGCGCGCGCCATCGCCGAGCGGGTGCGCATCGGCGTCGCCGGCCGCGAACTGGTGAAGCGCTCCACCGGCGAATCGCTCGGCAAGGTCAC from the Methylorubrum extorquens genome contains:
- a CDS encoding conserved protein of unknown function (Evidence 4 : Unknown function but conserved in other organisms), with translation MVLCEKSVRERAYYIWEGEGRVFGRAEAHWLQAESELLQAPAAALIEAEASAAPAKVAKPRTARAKASVQAPAEALASVAKAARAKAPAKTPAKTSAKAAEKPAAKAVKAAPRAKSAASRAGAEAVVLH
- a CDS encoding conserved protein of unknown function (Evidence 4 : Unknown function but conserved in other organisms) yields the protein MYATWWKLGLDTTLLAFEAQSVIALRMAKLAAGGSGAQVEAQRMVSEKLLAASEAAMQLATGASHGAVVAGYRRKVRANHRRLSRAAERG
- a CDS encoding protein of unknown function (Evidence 5 : Unknown function), with the protein product MRCASTCAPLPPAASLAIRRAITDCASKASRVVSRPSFHHVAYIEPALSSSHGIDLIRSRRPATAQGRARERRRDTGSNAVPGRLRWLGGPERHRGSIEAAALGGRTAQADLDLLRRGGLPPLAAPGRHLDLRRRLSGLQPGLAVDHRADFAHRLDQVVALAGAGHLQAELVHVALAVEVGGELGAGQRRNLLKDVGQIVVVGAVDLAESFEGDRAFRIDGRAGGRMGLGHGSPAVGAKGDGEGDESGEGMSAVAASATGDGLTAIESERVGRHPVQTEAIAIRARRSLRSQTDSRAVAAAAGPEAAVPEVEVPASRASGFARIRR
- a CDS encoding protein of unknown function (Evidence 5 : Unknown function), giving the protein MTQAHPTTGATVDPECPVSLERLGEVYRADDYDLPYILEEIPALTRAKLAAYLYGKSHMHQLGLKVARACERDDLVQAVGEIGSVIYGQSRLKAAQAAPEVEVPAGRGKGGQAAPPKKVKISLGGSAAKGRSFD
- a CDS encoding putative outer-membrane protein (Evidence 3 : Putative function from multiple computational evidences; PubMedId : 8589412, 8751924; Product type m : membrane component), with amino-acid sequence MKILLLASSALVAATVAASAADLPRRAAPPPVFQPVPVFTWTGFYAGFNAGYGFGTQDDRVPTVIGVGPASLLVPPGTTAVVAFSNRESNEGFVGGGQIGYNYQFTPGSGVVIGVEADAQYADFGRDRNRFLSTSPLAAQQVFNPGGLSGLDFFGTVRGRLGYAFDRTLVYGTGGFAYGSGGGREFGTGVSSNDFQTGWAAGGGIEYALPTDSFLNFFKSSAVTLKVEGLYVNLDRGTGGRGAFATDNQGRTVSIGSPGTVLVSGGQQVRDTEFAVVRAGLNYKFGSY
- a CDS encoding protein of unknown function (Evidence 5 : Unknown function), which gives rise to MSSGCAEWFDCCRFSTRRGNDVRKDTSGLIERLRLGKLHLSLTDSGALIASSLEGDGYRGAPRATSHQHRLPPNQDTTR
- a CDS encoding protein of unknown function (Evidence 5 : Unknown function), with product MSFDSGSPRPRGPLAWSIKTALIVGLGATALAHHIAQPVGKPVHRGGDPEVTGSIGVKAQSLRLDPCALRGALGTSARD
- the rhlE gene encoding ATP-dependent RNA helicase RhlE (Evidence 2b : Function from indirect experimental evidences (e.g. phenotypes); Product type e : enzyme); amino-acid sequence: MSFADLGLSDKVLQAVTTAGYTEPTPIQAQAIPHVLARRDVLGIAQTGTGKTAAFTLPMLTMLETGRARARMPRTLILEPTRELAAQVEENFERYGTNHKLNVALIIGGVSFADQDAKLTRGTDVLIATPGRLLDHFERGKLLLTGVELLVIDEADRMLDMGFIPDIERIVKMVPFTRQTLFFSATMPPEIERLADMFLHNPQRVEVARPASTATTIEQRLVATGAEGHEKRKVLRHLIRSASELQNGIIFCNRKRDVAQLQRSLTSHGFNAAALHGDMDQRARMAALDGFRSGEVPLLVASDVAARGLDIPAVSHVFNFDVPHHPEDYVHRIGRTGRAGRSGQAFTLASRSDERSLSAIESLIGQPIAWLDGDLASVSDEVEGDEPRRRRGSRRAKETKGGEETKSGGRSTERSAAPSSESPRSENRSRGGRRPAAERSRADAPRRDPVRVPEPVAVAPSPAPSRELAREPVRSAPERARGERRPPRRDEDGETPVGLGSHVPAFLLKPTGFGKSK
- a CDS encoding putative diguanylate cyclase (2 GGDEF motifs) (Evidence 3 : Putative function from multiple computational evidences; Product type e : enzyme): MWAACPVRRSLRHRMSPDPDRDRSFVLAQRSFELMRDYCACATPRAYAVWYLYVSGTQPLMNDAVKRLTTQNGTLTSADIEGLHDTYIDGRRMAVEVDRMNSSLIAEVEGIMEMIEVSIRSTAQYGESLQALSHDIANTATSRTRLREVVTTIIANTRDVTANNRTLEARMRESRSEIEALRETLEAARLESLTDALTGLGNRKNFEESLRKSVDRQSASAQQGKPASLIVIDIDSFKRFNDLYGHLTGDQVLRLVAIVMREHIGQKNATLARFGGEEFGIVLPETDRVEARAIAERVRIGVAGRELVKRSTGESLGKVTVSLGVATQREDDNAVSLLERADACLFAAKRAGRNRTLDETEVENLRDVA